One Candidatus Hydrogenedentota bacterium DNA segment encodes these proteins:
- the gspK gene encoding type II secretion system minor pseudopilin GspK, producing MNGHAFPYPKPTRAPDEGVALLLALLFVVLLTVLVVEHAYEMRVEASFVENNVTLFQAELAARSAVAYGYSLLAADLEETAASGQEFAFDSRVDLWAEGLPCQQINDALMQCRIQDEYGKLNINALVKLTNGEENEYMVDAFRSLIERRGGEPDVVDAILDWIDTDDEMRPAGAEADYYAALDPPYGCKNGPMGSVEELLLVVGMTSELFFGDPENPEEFPPLTELLTVHGDPLGRVNVNTAKYPVLEAMADAIGQSGLAETILDWQENGDPVTSRADAEARGLLDPIEQRGNVRAQTSVRAQTEVVERRPEVWTWSSDVFQVEGMGLYESAMVRIQAFVWRDSGQEAAEMFRTLDWRVTQ from the coding sequence GTGGCGCTGCTTCTGGCACTGTTGTTCGTCGTGCTCCTCACGGTGCTGGTGGTGGAACACGCATACGAAATGCGGGTCGAGGCGAGTTTCGTGGAGAACAACGTCACCCTGTTCCAGGCGGAACTTGCGGCGCGTTCGGCCGTGGCGTATGGATACTCGCTTCTGGCCGCCGACCTGGAAGAAACCGCCGCAAGCGGGCAGGAGTTCGCATTCGACAGCCGTGTGGACCTGTGGGCCGAGGGACTTCCCTGCCAGCAGATTAATGATGCCCTCATGCAATGCCGCATCCAGGATGAATACGGCAAACTCAACATCAATGCGCTGGTAAAACTCACGAATGGCGAAGAAAACGAATACATGGTGGACGCCTTCCGCAGTCTCATCGAGCGGCGCGGCGGTGAACCCGATGTGGTTGACGCCATATTGGATTGGATTGACACGGACGATGAGATGCGCCCCGCCGGCGCGGAGGCCGACTACTATGCCGCGCTCGACCCGCCCTACGGCTGCAAGAACGGGCCGATGGGTTCCGTAGAGGAACTGCTGCTTGTCGTCGGGATGACGTCGGAACTTTTTTTTGGAGACCCCGAGAACCCCGAGGAGTTTCCTCCGTTGACGGAACTCCTCACGGTGCATGGCGACCCGTTGGGGCGGGTCAACGTGAATACGGCGAAGTACCCCGTGCTCGAAGCCATGGCCGACGCCATTGGGCAGTCTGGTTTGGCCGAGACGATCCTGGATTGGCAGGAGAACGGGGACCCGGTAACAAGCCGTGCCGACGCGGAGGCCCGGGGGCTGCTGGACCCCATAGAGCAGAGGGGCAACGTTCGGGCCCAAACCAGCGTTCGGGCTCAGACGGAGGTGGTGGAGCGCAGACCGGAAGTCTGGACCTGGTCGAGCGACGTGTTCCAAGTCGAGGGCATGGGGCTGTACGAGAGCGCGATGGTGCGCATACAGGCTTTCGTGTGGCGGGACTCGGGGCAGGAGGCGGCCGAAATGTTTCGCACGCTGGATTGGAGAGTAACTCAATGA